A stretch of Penaeus vannamei isolate JL-2024 chromosome 18, ASM4276789v1, whole genome shotgun sequence DNA encodes these proteins:
- the LOC113810006 gene encoding uncharacterized protein, translating into MKEARVRPHHVRPWASKTLGVILTMVILLVIYIAFTPSYSSCLLKALKGPLAVDDPEFLTYLRQEVLDPPSDAAYNLLGKDNIGHKIREKSELFYEEKLTALFKDVRNGFFIEAGALDGETMSNTLALEQDLGWTGLLVEPDAKNYQLLRTKHRRAWSANVCLAPRPYPSVELFNEPPHHPGPMAMSLGAKMRSMHALTEYSNDKNIGNVWFLKVPCIPLESLLLAIQVNKIDLLVLDVEGAEMAILDHLDLEKFNVQVLCLEWKDVADIDNISKKLRSRGYVEVARKIEDIILVKENSPYLGILEGKKGEEEEKG; encoded by the exons CTAGAGTCCGCCCACACCACGTCAGACCGTGGGCGAGCAAAACCTTGGGTGTGATTTTGACTATGGTGATCCTACTCGTCATCTACATCGCATTCACACCATCGTATTCCA gcTGCCTCCTGAAAGCTCTGAAAGGCCCTTTGGCAGTCGATGACCCAGAATTCCTGACCTACCTGAGGCAAGAG gtTCTCGACCCCCCTTCGGACGCAGCCTACAACCTCTTGGGCAAAGATAACATCGGTCATAAgataagggagaagagtgagTTATTCTACGAGGAAAAACTCACAGCTCTTTTTAAGGATGTG cgCAACGGATTCTTCATCGAGGCCGGAGCCCTAGATGGGGAAACGATGTCGAACACCCTGGCCCTCGAGCAGGACCTCGGCTGGACGGGCCTCCTCGTGGAACCCGACGCCAAGAACTACCAGCTGCTGAGGACGAAGCACAGGAGGGCGTGGTCGGCCAACGTCTGCCTGGCCCCGAGGCCTTACCCTTCCGTG GAACTGTTCAACGAGCCGCCGCATCATCCTGGACCGATGGCAATGTCTCTGGGTGCCAAGATGAGGTCGATGCATGCCCTGACAGAGTATTCCAATGATaaa aACATAGGTAATGTGTGGTTTCTCAAAGTACCGTGTATTCCCTTGGAGTCGCTTCTGCTGGCGATACAGGTGAATAAAATTGACCTTCTCGTGCTTGACGTCGAAGGAGCAGAGATGGCGATACTCGACCACCTTGACCTTGAGAAGTTCAATGTGCAG GTCCTCTGTCTGGAATGGAAAGACGTCGCCGACATAGACAACATCTCCAAAAAGCTCCGGAGTCGCGGTTACGTGGAAGTGGCGCGGAAAATCGAAGACATTATTCTCGTGAAGGAAAACTCCCCTTACCTCGGGATcttagaagggaagaaaggagaagaggaagagaaaggttag